The Caldilineales bacterium genome segment CGCGACCTGCACAAGACCATGCGCAACACCTGCCATGCCCTCGACGCCCTGCACCTCCTCAATCTGCCCGCCCCCAGCCAGGAGACAATGGCGGGCGGCAGCGCCTGGTTGGTCAACCTCTCGTCTGACGATGCGCCGAATGGGAACGGCGAGGAAATGGACTCGCCCCGGTGGCACCCCAGCCGCTTCAAGACCCTGACCTGGTTGGCTGCTTTCGACGATGCCGCCGTGCAGGGGGATTTTCAGCGCCTGGCCCAGCATGTCGACCGCAGCGGCTACCTGCGCAATGTCCTCCATCGCCACCTGCTGGCGACGCTGATCTTCCTCGACACCCTCTTCTATCTCGGCCAGAACCGGACCTTGCCCGATTTGTGGCGCCAGGCCCAGGATCGCGCCCTGGGCGCCATCCGGCGCGAGTTGGCCATCTGGCGCGAGAACCCCAGCACGGCCGAAGCGTTCGTCTCGGCTCAGGAACTCAGCTATGCCCTGGACGTCCTCCTGGCCTACGGCGAGCTGTCGTTGCCCGATGTCATGGCCGAGGAGATCCGCCGCAGCCTGGTGGCCGAGCTCGACACCAACGACGAAAGCGAACTCCTGAAAGAGGAAGCCCTCTACTGCTGCATCCAACTCAGCCGGCATTTCGGCCAACACCCCGACACGCAGCGCCTGCTGGGACGGCTGCGCACCGTCCTGTTGCGCGGCTATCAGAGCGGAAGCCAGGGTGTGGCCATGCAGGAATTCCCTTTTCACGCCCTGGTCTTGCGCCTGCTCGTCTCCCATCACGATGCCCGCCTGAGCAGCGCCATCTTCAACCAACTCATCCGCACCTACACCGACCAATCGCGCTCGGTGCAGCAAGCTCGCGATGCCGAGATCAAGACCGACTTGCGCCAACTCCTCAAGCAATACCTGGTTCTGGTGGACATCAAGGGCTTGCAGGAACTGGGCGGCGGCATGAAGGCGGAGAAAGTCTACGCCGTCGAGTTCGAGGTGGCCCTGAGCCTGCCCGATGAACGTCAAGACGCCGCTCCCGTCTGGTCGGAAGTCCAGAAACTCGTGCTCAAAACCGCGCCTTACGAGGACTTGCAGCGCTCCATCGACCAATATCACTCCCTGCCCCCCGCCCTCCGCTCGCTCTTTGCCGCCCAGGCGCACGAACCCTACATGGTCGAGACCAGCCACGGGAAAACGGGCTATTTGATCATGCAGGACCTCTTGCACATGCCAACCCTGGCGGCGGTGTTGGACGACCTCGATGCCCCGAAGCTGACGGCGCCTCAGGAGCGGTCGCTGGCCTTCGTCGTCTCGCGGGTGGCCGAGGCCCTGCACCGCATCCATCGTGAAGAACTGATCGTCGGTGACGACTATGCCGGGGACCAGATCTTCCGCCTTTATCTGGCCCCGCTCGAAGAGAAGATCATCCAACTTGGCCAACGCTTTCCCCGTCTCAAACCCGAATTGCGCGGGCTGAAGTTCAATGGACATGGCTTCAGATCACTGCAACACTACATGGACGCCCTCCAGAGCCGCGCCAACCGGCTCAACCCCACCTGTCTTTGTCGCGTGCATGGCGACTGCCACTCGCGCAACATCATGGTCGATCGTCAAAGCGGCCGGGTGATGTTCATCGACCTGGATCGCAGCAGCCGGTCGGGCGACTATATCGACGATTTCGCCCTCCTGCTCGAAGACGTCTGCGTTTATCGCTATCTTAGCGACGGCAAGGGCCACAGCGTGTTGCGCGCCGGCGATGTCGCGCATGGCGCTGGCGCCGATGCCGGCGCCGGCTGGCGCTTCACCCGCTCGCTCCTCCCCGAACCGTTCGCGCAACGCTTTCAGAGCGCCCTGCTCGGCCATCTGCCCACCTATGCCCTGACCATGCACGGCGACGACAACTGGCGGCCACGGTTGTGGCTGGCCACGGCCGTCCGGCTGGTGGGGTTGGCCACATTGGTGCCCGAGGAGCAGACGGCCGTCGTTCTTTTTGCTGAGGCCGTGCGGCTGCTCGACACGCTTCACCGGCACCTGGCCCGGAACGAGCCTCTCCCCCAGCTTTTGTTTGGCGTCAGCGGCCCGGCCGCCCCCGATTCGTCCCACAGCGAGCGCGAGGCCAGGCTGGTGCGCTTGCTGCAACAAACCTTCCCGGCCCTGACCATCCGCCCGGCCGGCCAGCGTTACGAATTCCGCACCGCCGATGGTCAGCTCTGCGCCGTGCTCATGGCCGTCGAACGCGTCTGGCGGCTAATGCTCACCACCACCCCCGAGCTCCTGAGACAGGTCGCGCCCGAGGTCCGGCCTCACCGCTCTGGCGCCCTGCAATCCCGAGTCGATCTCCCGCCCGACCCCGACGGCGCCCTGGCCCTGGCCGCCGCCTGCCTGCGCGTCACCCTGGGATGATGCCATGACCACCACCGAGCGTTTCACCGCCGATTTCCGGGCCGATGAACTGGCGTTGATCACCGATCTGGCCCGCCGCGGGCTGTCGCTGGCCTTCGTGGGCGTGGCCGGCATCGGCAAATCCAATCTGCTCAGCGCCCTCCGCCTCCGCCACGCCGCCCTGCCCTCGCCGGCCGGCCCGCTCAGCCTGCGCCTCGTCGTCCTCGATGGCAACAACTGGGACGGCAGCCCGGCCGGGTTCTGGCGGCTGGCCCGGCAGGAAACCGAACAAAGCCTGGGCGTCAGCGCCAACATCCTCCCCCTGGCCACCGACCCCAGCGACCGCAACAACCTCATCGTCCGCAACCTGGTGGGCAATGCCTGCCGCCAGCCGCACCTGCGCCTGCTGTTCGTGCTCGACGACGCCGACCGCCTGCTCCAAAACGGCCCGCTCGACCTCCTGGGCCAGCTGCGCAGCCTGCGCGACGAGAACCGGGATGTCTTCAGCTATCTGCTTTTCACCAAGCGACTGCCCCATCGTTTGGGCGCCGGGCTGAACCTGCGCACCGACAGCAAGTTCTACGAACTCTTCAGCAGCCGCATCTACGCCCTCTGTCCCTACCAGCAGACCGAAGCCCGCCAGATGCTGCACTATCTCAACGACGCCAGCGACCGTCCGCTGCGAGCGCCGGCCCTGGCGACCATCCTCTTCCTCTCCGGCGGCCATGCCATGCTGCTCAAGCATCTGCACGAACTATGGCTGGAGCAGCCGCCGTCCGAGGAGGGCGTCCTGGCGACAGTCGTCCGCCATCCCGACATCGCCGACGTTTGCGGGCGCGTCGTTCGTTCGCTGCACGCACACGAACAAGACGTGCTGAAAAAGCTGACCCGCGGCCAGCCCCTGGCCCCCGCCGACGCCCCCGCCATGACCATGCTGCAAAAGCGCGGCCTCCTGGTTGGGGCCAGAAACCAGTGCTTCAGCCCGGTGCTGGAACGCTTCGTGCGCGAGCTGCCATAAGTCGGACCCTATCCCATGTTCCACATCATCCCCGAAGGCGAGCAAGTCGTCATCTACCAATTAGGCCGCTTCCACCGCATCGCCGGCCCCGGCCTGGTCGGCCTGGCCCCCCGGCTCGACCACATGCACCACACGCTGGATAGTCGCGAGCAGCAGCTCCAGGTCTCGGTCAAGGTCAACACCAACGGCGTCCCCCTGGACCTGGGCCTGCACTACCGCGCCTCGCTCGACATCCCCTGGTGCACCCCCAACCGCGACGATCAGGCCCGGCTGGTGGCGCTGGATGATTGGCAGCGCCAGCAACAGCGCGACGATAGCGCCTACCATGTCGTCTTGCAGGCGGTCAAGGGCTACGAACGCGCCCACCCCGTCTCGGCCGAGGCCGATTTGCTGGCCAAATTGGCCCACATCCTCCCCGGTTCCGAGGCCAACGCCGAGGTCCTGGCCGTCGTCCGCACCAACCTGGCGGCCGAGCTGCGCAAACTCGGCTTTCGCGTCAACCTCGATGCCCCGCTCTATCTGACCATCGAACGCCTGCCCGAACGCCTGGGCGACGCCCTCGACCGCGCCCGCGCCGACCGCGTGGACTACGAACGGCGCAAGCGCATCTGGCAAGACATGCTCACCTATATCGGCGAGATGCCGCCCCATCTCCAGGCCCACATGATGGCGGTGGTCGAACAACTTCAGCCGCCGCCGCTCAACATCCCCGCCGGCGACACCTCGGCCCAGGTCAACGCCAAATTCGGGCCGGGCAACGAGCAGGAATTCGAGGTGGAGATGCAGCGGCGCCCGCCGCCTGCGCCGCCGCCTGTCGAACGCCGACCCGCCGCGTCCCCACCGGCCGCGTCTCCGCCCGCGCCCTCGCCGGTTGCGGCGCCCACCGACGCCACCCCGCCCCGCCCTGCGGCGCCCGCCGAATCGCTTCTCAGCGAAGATGACGTGGCCCAGCTCAAACTCGTGCCCGTGCGCAGCCAGCACCTCGATCGCACCGGCTGACCGGGTCTCCGCCTTCCTCAAGGAGAGTTCCACCCATGACCACCCTTGCCGATTTTGCCACCGAACAAGCCCAACTGCTCACCGAAACCCCCTTTGCCGTCGGCATGGCGGTGATGGCGGCCGGCAGGAGCGGGCTGGGCACGGTCAAAGAAGCCGCCGCCGTGACCACCTCGGTGCTGGCCGGACGCCAGACCTATGCCAACGACGCCCTCATCCAGACCCTGATCTCATCCCTGGAGGCCCAGGTCAAAGAGGATCGTGCCGCGGCCCAACGCCTGATCAACCCCTTCGAAGACACCGCCCCCGACCAGTTCCTGCCGGCGACCCTCGACCGTTGCCGCCAGGTGGCTGCACTGTTGGCGGCCCAGGCCAGCCCCGACGAGGCCGCCAATTACAAACAGTGGCTTCTGAGCATCGCCGACAAGGTGGCCGGCGCCGCCAAAGAGGGTGATTTCCTGGGCATCGGCGGTGTGCGCGTCAGCGAGCCTGAAGCAGACGCCATCCGGCAGATCGGCGAGGCCCTCGCCGTCTGATCGTTCCCGCGCCTGCCAGGTTTTACACAAACCTGACAGGCGCCCCATCGCAAGTCACCGTTCGCACGTGGGCGTGCGAACTCCGCAATGCGAGGATATTCTGTTTCTGGCGCCGCCCCGCCCCCCGCCTGGCCCGATGAACTGGCGGCGCTGGATGCGGCCTGGGAGGGGGGCGACGCCGTTGGCCCGGAAGAGGCTCTGGCTCAGCTGGCGGTTTGGCGGCAGCGGTTGGGCCGGCCAGAACAGCCGGGCGAAGAGCGGCTAGACGTGGTCTCGGCTGTGGGCGAGCCGTTGGGGTGGGCGGCGCCGCGCTGGTTCTGCCATCTGACCGGACTGCGGCACCGCGTCATCCATTGTTTCCTCACCACCCCCCAGAATCTGCTGCTGCTGCAAATGCGCAGCCACGATAAGGCCGAATGGCCGTCGTTGTTCGATACCAGCGTGGGCGGCCATGTCAAGGCCGGGCAGGGCTGGCGCCAGGGCGCCCTGAACGAGATCGAGGAGGAGATCGGGCTGCCGGCGAGCCAGGTGAGCCACTGGCTAGAGGGTGGCCGCCTGGTCGAGGCCGGCCCGGCCTATGAGCGTTATGGCGTCGGCCAGGTGAACCAGGGCAGCGATCTGCTGATGCGCAACCGCCAGGTCAACCAGATCTTCGGCGGCCAACTGACCGATTGGGGCCTGAGCCGTCTGCATTTTCAGGATGGCGAGCTGGCGGGCGTCTTTTTGTGTCGTCCCGAAGAAGCCCGGCGGATGTGGGAAACTGATTTTCTGATTGCCCCCGGCCTCCGTCATGCCTTCTGGCGGTGGTGGGAGTGGCGGGCCGGGGGCTAGATCGGCGGCCAAGGGTGGTTGCGGCGGGCGGGGTCGGGCCGGGGGAAGCGGCGCTCGGTCAGGAGTCGGCGCAGTCGCTGGCCGAGGGCCTTCATCTCTTCCGGGCTGAGCAGCAGCGCCAGGTTGTTTTGCAGACGCCCGCCCGGTTCCAATTGCGATTCCAGGGCGCAGAGATCATCGCCCAAATCCGGCGGGATCGGCTCGCCGGCGAAGTCCCAGATCACGGTGCGTAGTTTGGCGTCGGCGTGAAAACAGATGCCGTGGTCGATCGACCACATGTGATCCTGGGCGTCCACCAGGCAGTGGCCGGCTTTGCGGTCGGCGTTGTTGATCACAGCGTCGAACAAGGCGATGCGCCGGTAATCGTCGGCGTGGTCGGGGAAGACGTTGAAATAGTGAAGTTCGGGGTCGCTGTCGATGAAGACCTGCAAGCTGCCGGGGCCGTAGGGGCCATCCCGCAGCACGGTGGGAGGGACGAGCTGCCAGCCCAGGGCCTCGGACACCTGCCAGGCGGCATATTCGCGCAGATAGAGGCTGCCGGCCGGGAAATCCCACAACGGTCGCTCCCCGCGCCGCGGTTTGTAGATGGCGAGTATCTGGGTCGCAGCCTGGGCGACCTCGAACAGGAGGGCGTAGTTCGAGCTCCAGGGAATGGCGCCGAGCGGCTTCATCTCACCCTGGCGCAGCAGTTGCAGGGCCTGGGGGACGGTGATGGCCTCGCTCGCCCGATCTTCGTCAGCGCCGTTCATTGCAGATATTGCTTGCCGTGGCCGTTGGATTTGGGGCAGAAATGGCCGGCCGGGTCCAGCGCCTGGCCGCACAGTGGGCAGGTCGGACGCCCGGCGGCGATGACCTCGAGGGCATGGCGGGCAAAGGCCCGCGCGTGTTCGCGCTCGATGGTGAAGCGCCCGACCTCGGCCGTCTCGCCTGGCTCGACCAGCTCCTGCACGACGATGATGATGCGGTCTTCGTCATCGTCGTAACCCACGCCCATCTGCGCGATCCGCCAGACCGGGATCACCGGCTGGATGAGGTCGAAGTCGATGTCGTCTTCGGGGTCGCCGGTGGGCCGCTCGAAGGCTTCGGCGATCTGGTCGAGCAGCCCCAGCAGCCCCTCGCTGAGCGCGCCCATCTGTTCTTTTTCGCAGATCATCGAGACGAACTCGATCCCGCGGCCTGCCTGCAAGAAGAAGGTGCGCTCGCCCGGATCGCCGATGGCGGCGACGGTGAAGTGATCGGCGGGGTCGAAATCGAAGGTGAAGGTGGCCATAGCTGTGGTCGGGGGGTGGGGCGAGGACGGAGGAGAGGCATCCTGCCGTTGGCGTCGATGGGGTGTTAGCGGCTTTGCGCTTGGGCAGGCGGGGCCGAGGGCGGGGCCAGGTCGCCGGTATCGTTGATCCGCAGGATGCGGGGGGCGCGGGGGTCGAAACGGACGATGCTGACCGAGCCAGGGCCGATTTCCAGCCGCTGGAAAAGGTCGAGCGGGGCGCCCAGAAAGGCGGTCAGGGCGGCGCGGATGGGGTCGGCATGGGAACAGACGAGGACGATCTGATCGGGGTGGGCGGCGGCGATGGCGTGCAGGGTCTCGATTGCGCGCTGTTGCATCTCGCGCAGGGTGCCGCCGCCGGGGAAGCGAACCAGGCTGGGCGCAGCCTGCACCAGCTTCCACAGTTCGGTCTCGACCAGTTCATCGACCACCCGACCCTGCCACTCGCCGTAGTCGCTTTCCAGCAGACCCTCGTGGGCGATGACCGGCAGCCGGAACGATGCGGCCAGGAGGGCGGCGGTTTCGTGGCAGCGTTCGAGCGGAGAACTGTAGACGGCGGCGATCGGCCAGCCGGCCAGCCGTCGGGCCAGGCGATTGGCCTGCTCCCGCCCGGCCTCGTTCAGGTGGACGCCGGGGATGCGTCCGGCCAGCCGCCGGGCGTGGATGAAGTCGTTTTCGCCGTGGCGGACGAGGAGGAGGTGGGTGGGCATGGGGGTGCTGGGTTCCGGGTTCCGTGGTGCGTGTTGCGTGAGGCGTGAAACGTGAGGCGTGAGGCGTGAAACGTGAAACGTGAGGCGTGAGGCGTGAAACGTGAAACGTGAGGCGTGAGGCGTGAGGCGTGAGGCGTGAAACGTGAAACGTGAGGCGTGAGGCTTATTGGCGCTTCCTATGATTTATGCGAAATGCGGACGACTGACGACTGACGACTGACGACTGACGACTGACGACTGACGACTGACGACTGACGACTGACGACGCAACACGCAACACGCAACACGCCTTACCCCCCGCGCATCAGCCTCTCGATCCGCGCCACGGCCCGCTCCAGGTCGGACATGGCGGTGGCGATGGAGAAGCGGACATGCCCCTCGCCCGAGCGCCCGAATTCGACGCCGGGGGTGCAGGCGATGTCGGCTTTTTCCAGCAGGACGTTGGCGATGGCCATCGAGTCTTGGCCGAGGCCGGGGAAGCGGACGAAGAGATAGAAGGCGCCCTGGGGTGGGTCGCATTCGACGCCGGGGATGGCATTGAGCGCCGACACCATGAAGTCCCGCCGCTGTTTGTAGGCCAGCCGCATCTCCTCCACCACCTCCTGCGGGCCGCTCAGGGCGGCGGCGCCGGCGGCCATGGTGAACGAGGCCGCCGAGGTGACGGTCTGGCTTTGCAAGTTGGCGGCCAGATCGATGATTGCTTTGGGGCCGGCCGCCCACCCCAGCCGCCAACCGGTCATGGCAAAGGCTTTGGAGTGGCCGTTGAGGGTGATGGTGCGCTCGGCCATGCCGGGCAGCGCCGCCAGGCAGATGTGCTCGCCCTCGAAGATCAGCTTCTCGTACATCTCGTCCGAGAGCACATAGAGGTCGTGAGCGATGGCCGCCTGGCGGATGGCCTCGGCCTCGGCCTGAGTGATGACCCGGCCGGTGGGGTTGTTGGGCGAATTGACGAGGATGGCTTTGGTGCGGGGGGTGATGTGGGCGGCGATGATCTCGGGTGTGATCGTGAAGCCGTCGGCAGCGGACAGGGGCACGGTGACGGGAACCGCGCCCACCAGAAGGGTCATGGGCACATACGAGACCCAGTACGGCTCGAAGATGATGATTTCGTCGCCGGGGTTGGCGATGCTGGCCAGAACGGCGTAGATGAGGAACTTGCCGCCCGGCCCGGCCAGGACCTGGGTGTTGGCATCGACGGTGAGGCCGTTATCCCTGGCCAGTTTGGCGGCGATGGCCTTGCGCAGTGCGGGCGTCCCGCGCGAGGCCGGGTAGTGGGTGTCGCCGTCGTCGATGGCAGCCAGGGCGGCCTGGGTGATGTGGTGGGGCGTCTCGAAGTCGGGATCGCCGCCCGCCAGCGAGACCACGTCCCGTCCGGCGGCTTTGAGGGCTTTGGCTTTGTCGTTGATGGCGATGGTGGCAGAGGCGGGGATGCCGAGGAGCAGGTTGGAGAGGGGTTTCATGGGGGCGCAAAATGGCGGAGTGAGCACGCCCACGTGCGAACCGTGGGGTGCAAGATGGCGGAGTGAGCACGCCCACGTGCGATTCACCGGCCACAAGCACGGCGAACGGGCGGCTGTCAAGGCTCTATCGAAGCTATTGTAAATGCAAACGCGGGTCAGGGCGAAAGCGACCCCGGCGGCGGGCGTCAGGGGCAGGGGCCGGTGTGGCTGCAAATGTTTGCCAGCGTCGCCTGCAAGACGTCGGCATCGTTCGCCAGGCGGAATTGCTCCAGGGCGAGGGTGATCTCGGCCTGCCATTCGGCGGTGGCCACAACGCCGTGCGTCAGGCTGCCCACCAGCACGTCCGTGGCCCAGTCGGAGAGGGCGTCCTGCTGGTAGGGGCTGTAACGGCGGCGGTCGGCGTCGCGGCGGGCCGGGATCGAGCCTGCGATCGGGTTGAAGGCATCCTGCCCGGCCTGGGAGCCAACAAGCGTCAGCCAGGCCACAGCAGCGGCGCGATGGGGGGCGCCCACTGGCAGGACGAAGCTGTCGGCCAGGAATTGGAAGGCGCCGTCGGTCCCTGGCGCCGGCCGCCAGGCGTAGTCCTGGCCCGGCTCCAGGCCCTGGCGGCGGAAGTAGCCGTCGGCCCAATCGCCCATGATTAGGAAGGCGGCCTGGCCGTCGGCCAGGCGTTGGGCCGCTTGCTCCCAGGTCAGGCCGGCGGCGTCGGCGTTGCTGAAGGCCAGCAGGGCGGCGAACTGCGCGATGGCAGCCGCCACTTCGGTGGCGTTCCAGTCGGTGGCGCCGGTCCACAGCCCGGTGTAGGCCTGGGGGCCGAGCGCGGCCAGGAGGAGGGTTTCGAACAGGTGGGTGTCGGTCCAGGGCTCGGCCAGGGCCAGCGGCGCCTCCATCCCCGCCGCTTTCAGGGCCTGCAGCGCCGCCAGGAAGTCGGGCTGGGTGGTGGGCGGGGCGATGCCGTTCTGGGCCAGCAGCCTGGGGTTGTACCACAGCACATTGGTGCGATGGATGCCGACCGGCACGGCGTAGAGATTGCCCCCGTGTCTGATCAGCGGCAGCAGTTGGGATGGCAGCGCCTCCGTCCACCCGTATTGCTCGAACAGAAAATCGACCGGCTCCAACAGGCCGGCGTCGGCGTAGGGCGCCATCTCCTGCCCGGCGTGGCCCTGCCAGCTGTCGGGCGGGCGCTGGGCCTGCAAGCGGGCGATGAGGGTGGCGGTGGCGCCGGCGCCAGCGGCGGCGTCGACGAAGCGGACGCCGGGGTGGTTGTGCTCGAAAACGCCGGCCAGGGCCGCCAGGGCCTCGGCCTCGCCAGCGGCCATCCCCCAGGCGAAGACCTCGATCTCGGGGTCGAGGGCGACAGGTGTGACCGTGGGCGTGGGCAGGGGCGGGGTGGGGGTTGGTCCCAGGCAGCCGGCGGCGGCAAAGAGCAGGATGAGTACGACCGCCAGAGTGAGGCGGCGGGCGATGGCGAGGGTCGGGTCGGTCATAGGCAAAAGGCGCGAGCGCCAGACAGTTTGCGGTCGCGCGGGTTGCGATTATACACTACGCCATGCGAGACCTGCCCACGAAGGCCGTGATCTGAATCGAGGAGATTTCCAGTTGTGAGCACCCCACCTCTTTCCCGACTCCCGGGCGTCGTCATGGCCAACGATGAGGGCGGCGTGGGTTTTGCCGCGGCCCTGGCGGTGCTGCAATCAGGCGGGCCGGCGCTGGATGCGGTCGAAACCGGCATCCGGGCGGTGGAGCAGGAACCGTCGGTGCGCACGGTGGGCGTGGGCGGGGCGCCGAACCGCCTGGGCGAGATGGAGTTGGACGCTTCGATCATGGAGGGCGGCGGCCTGATGACCGGAGCTGTGGCGGCCCTGAAGGGCTTTGTGCACCCGATCTCGGTCGCCCGGCAAGTGATGGAGCGGCTGCCGCACGTGCTTTTGGTGGGCGAGGGCGCCGCCCGCTTTGCCGCCGCGATCGGGGCCGAGCAAGGCGAGACGCTCAGCCCGCAGGCCAGGGCCGAGTATGAGCGCTGGCTGGCGGGGCAGGTCGCGCCCGATCCCACGCCCGGCGGCACGACCATTTTTCTGGCGCGAGATGGCCAGGGCCGCATGGCCGGTGGGGTGAGCACATCGGGCTGGGCCTACAAATATCCCGGTCGGGTGGGCGATTCGCCCATCATCGGGGCCGGACTGTATGTCGACGAGCGTTTTGGCGCCGCCGCCTGCACCCACACCGGCGAAATGACCATTCGGGCAGGGACAGCCAGGGCCGTGGTGGCCTATCTGAAAAAGGGCGCCTCGGTCGAACAAGCCTGCCGCGAGGCCGCCGACGACCTGCGCCATCTGGCCGGCGGCCACCTGGGGCCGGTGGTGATCCACGCCCTCGACCGCGCGGCCCGGCCCTTCGTCCTGGCCCTGGCCGCGCCCGACGCCGGCTACTGGTGGTGGGATGGCGGCCCCGCCCCCCACCTGCGCCCCGCCTCCCCCCTCCCCGCCTTCTCCTGACTTCAGTATTCAGTTTTCAGTTTTCAGTGTTCAGTTTTCAGTCTCCTGCGCCCCGCCTCCCCCCTCCTCGCCTCCCTCCTCCCTCCTCCCTCCTCCCATGCTCTTCGATCTTCCCCTTGACCAACTCCGCACCTACCTGCCGGCCCGCCAAGAGCCGGTCGACTTCGACGACTTCTGGGCCGAAACCCTGGCCGACGCCCGCCGCCAGCCCCTGAACCCGCGCTTCGAGGCCATCGACGCCGGACTGCGGCTGCTGGACGTCAGCGACGTGACCTACAGCGGCTATGGCGGCCAGCCGATCAAAGCCTGGCTGCTGTTGCCCCGCCAGCGGACGCGGCCCCTGCCCTGCGTGGTGCAATACATCGGCTACGGCGGCGGTCGCGGCAACCCGCACGACTGGCTGCTGTTCGGCGCCGCCGGCTACGCCCACCTGATCATGGACACGCGCGGCCAGGGCAGCGTGTGGTTGCGCGGGGATACGCCCGACCTGGAGCGCGACGGCGGCAACCCCCAGCATCCCGGCTTCATGACCCGCGGCATCCTCAACCCGGCCACCTACTACTACCGCCGCGTCTTCACCGACGCCGTGCGGGCGGTGGAGGCGGCGCGGGCGCACCCGGCCATCGACGCCGCTCGCGTGGCCGTGACCGGCGGCAGCCAGGGCGGCGGCATCAGCCTGGCCGTGGCCGGCCTGCTGCCCGACCTGGCCGCGGCCCTGCCCGACGTCCCCTTCCTCTGCCACTACCGCCGCGCCACCGAACTGGTGGACACCCACCCCTACAACGAGATCGCCCGCTTCTGCAAAATCCACCGCCGCCAGATCGAGACCGTATTCGACACCCTCTCCTACTTCGACGGCCTCAACTTCGCCGCCCGTGGTCGCGCCCCAGCCCTGTTCTCGGCCGGGCTGATGG includes the following:
- a CDS encoding acetylxylan esterase; translation: MLFDLPLDQLRTYLPARQEPVDFDDFWAETLADARRQPLNPRFEAIDAGLRLLDVSDVTYSGYGGQPIKAWLLLPRQRTRPLPCVVQYIGYGGGRGNPHDWLLFGAAGYAHLIMDTRGQGSVWLRGDTPDLERDGGNPQHPGFMTRGILNPATYYYRRVFTDAVRAVEAARAHPAIDAARVAVTGGSQGGGISLAVAGLLPDLAAALPDVPFLCHYRRATELVDTHPYNEIARFCKIHRRQIETVFDTLSYFDGLNFAARGRAPALFSAGLMDDICPPSTVFAAYNHYAGPKQVEVYPYNQHEGGESDHDAVKLAFLAGLWGEP
- a CDS encoding isoaspartyl peptidase/L-asparaginase, with the translated sequence MSTPPLSRLPGVVMANDEGGVGFAAALAVLQSGGPALDAVETGIRAVEQEPSVRTVGVGGAPNRLGEMELDASIMEGGGLMTGAVAALKGFVHPISVARQVMERLPHVLLVGEGAARFAAAIGAEQGETLSPQARAEYERWLAGQVAPDPTPGGTTIFLARDGQGRMAGGVSTSGWAYKYPGRVGDSPIIGAGLYVDERFGAAACTHTGEMTIRAGTARAVVAYLKKGASVEQACREAADDLRHLAGGHLGPVVIHALDRAARPFVLALAAPDAGYWWWDGGPAPHLRPASPLPAFS